Proteins encoded in a region of the Thermodesulfobacteriota bacterium genome:
- a CDS encoding cytochrome c family protein, producing MKIFIMIIASFLFFTYGMGLLFTLQTAQAAKGKATYVGMARCKECHPKEVETYLTWKYSKNFRIIQMRKKDRDPNCLRCHTTGFGQPGGFCSVEKTPDMANKQCESCHGPASLHLKAPTKEEHQRTLTIPKNLCTTCHSGHRHPGWY from the coding sequence ATGAAAATATTTATTATGATAATCGCCTCTTTCTTATTTTTTACTTACGGTATGGGCTTGTTGTTTACCTTACAAACAGCGCAGGCGGCAAAGGGCAAGGCTACCTATGTGGGGATGGCAAGGTGTAAAGAGTGTCACCCTAAAGAGGTAGAGACATACTTAACGTGGAAGTACTCCAAGAATTTTCGAATTATCCAGATGAGAAAGAAAGACCGTGATCCGAATTGCCTTCGCTGCCATACTACAGGTTTTGGACAGCCGGGCGGTTTTTGCAGTGTGGAAAAAACACCGGATATGGCAAATAAACAGTGTGAATCCTGCCATGGCCCGGCCAGCCTGCATCTTAAGGCCCCAACGAAAGAGGAACATCAGAGGACTTTGACCATTCCTAAAAATCTCTGCACTACCTGTCATAGCGGACATAGACATCCAGGGTGGTACTGA
- a CDS encoding FAD:protein FMN transferase, whose translation MDKTGIKNGPQALTSRRDCLKIIGMLGLGMAVPNVFPTSSEAKLSNGLNQVSRTIPLMGTFVNITVLHPSQDKALEAVEKGFARMEKLVKVFDRYSNSTPVSWLNHKGQLKDICPELAQVMSKASYFHFLSQGSFDITVQPLVDLYKEAFARTGHAPSSEKVQEKLSLVDADKIQFNKQGIHFLKEGMGITLDGIAKGYIVDEAANTLKKMGVQYALINAGGDIRAIGGNGPNKSWKIGITDPRKQKPYLQTIALNNGAVATSGNYEVYFDREKLYHHIIDTHTGRSPRGLASVSITAPTVMEADALSTTVFVEGIEKGMRLVEALPNVEAMVIITSGNKKFASKGWKTA comes from the coding sequence ATGGATAAAACTGGCATTAAAAATGGACCACAGGCCTTAACCAGCCGTAGGGATTGTCTTAAGATTATAGGCATGCTCGGCCTAGGTATGGCCGTTCCCAATGTTTTTCCAACATCATCCGAGGCCAAACTTTCTAACGGTCTTAATCAGGTCAGCAGGACTATTCCCCTTATGGGCACTTTTGTCAATATAACCGTGCTGCATCCATCTCAGGACAAGGCCCTTGAGGCCGTGGAAAAGGGCTTTGCACGGATGGAGAAACTGGTCAAGGTATTTGACCGCTACTCTAACAGCACCCCGGTATCCTGGTTAAACCATAAGGGGCAGCTTAAGGATATCTGTCCGGAATTAGCACAGGTTATGAGCAAGGCTTCCTACTTTCATTTCCTGAGTCAGGGTTCTTTTGACATAACAGTCCAACCCCTTGTTGACCTCTATAAAGAAGCGTTTGCCAGAACCGGACATGCGCCGTCATCAGAAAAAGTCCAAGAAAAATTGTCCCTGGTTGATGCCGATAAGATACAGTTTAATAAACAAGGTATCCACTTTCTGAAAGAAGGCATGGGCATCACCCTTGATGGCATTGCCAAAGGTTACATCGTTGACGAAGCTGCCAATACCCTGAAAAAAATGGGCGTACAGTATGCACTGATCAATGCCGGTGGAGATATCCGGGCTATAGGCGGGAACGGTCCGAATAAGTCCTGGAAGATCGGCATCACCGATCCCAGGAAGCAAAAACCATATCTTCAAACAATAGCATTAAACAATGGCGCGGTGGCCACGTCCGGTAACTATGAGGTTTACTTTGATCGGGAAAAGCTCTACCACCACATTATTGATACGCATACCGGCCGGTCTCCCAGGGGTCTGGCCAGTGTAAGCATCACCGCTCCCACGGTTATGGAGGCCGATGCGCTTTCTACCACCGTCTTTGTTGAAGGCATAGAAAAAGGCATGCGGCTTGTAGAGGCATTGCCGAATGTGGAGGCTATGGTAATAATAACCAGCGGGAATAAGAAATTCGCTTCTAAGGGTTGGAAGACGGCCTAA
- a CDS encoding universal stress protein translates to MKKVLFATKFRELAFDALESLLDLKAAGLKEVILTYIIPREEVAFVPYGGYMKDEEERLREQARIRFEDWQEALSKAGVDSKIRIEVGEPVPKLVRIAEKEKVNLIVAGRKKRTALERVYVGSHTLDLLRRSTAIPVLISKYMVHCDMEGQCVRRVNEHPFQRPLFATDWSKPSKNALEFITTLKGAVDKVDVAHIIGVKISKNLDKSELNRIEKESKERLDKYCATLKKAGIKAEPHLTAGRTAGEIIRLSRELNSTMIVQGTTGKDRVKEFFVGSVSHRIAEASELPTLLVP, encoded by the coding sequence ATGAAAAAGGTTCTGTTTGCGACTAAATTCAGGGAATTGGCCTTTGACGCCCTGGAGTCCCTTCTGGATTTGAAGGCGGCCGGGCTTAAGGAGGTAATCCTTACCTACATAATTCCACGTGAGGAAGTGGCCTTTGTGCCTTACGGGGGCTACATGAAGGATGAAGAGGAGCGCCTCAGGGAGCAGGCCCGGATCCGGTTTGAAGACTGGCAGGAGGCCCTTTCCAAGGCGGGTGTAGATAGTAAAATCCGCATCGAGGTCGGTGAGCCGGTTCCAAAGCTGGTCAGAATTGCTGAAAAGGAGAAGGTCAACCTGATTGTAGCCGGACGGAAAAAACGGACGGCCCTGGAAAGGGTTTATGTAGGCTCGCATACCCTGGACCTGTTACGCCGGAGTACGGCTATCCCGGTCCTCATAAGCAAGTATATGGTTCATTGTGATATGGAGGGACAATGTGTAAGGCGTGTTAATGAACATCCCTTCCAGCGGCCCTTGTTTGCTACCGACTGGTCGAAGCCTTCAAAGAATGCCCTTGAATTTATCACAACCCTGAAGGGTGCCGTGGATAAGGTGGATGTGGCCCATATCATTGGGGTTAAGATATCCAAGAATCTCGATAAAAGTGAGCTGAATCGTATCGAAAAGGAGAGTAAAGAGAGGCTGGACAAATACTGCGCGACACTGAAGAAGGCGGGGATCAAGGCCGAACCCCATTTGACTGCCGGGCGTACTGCCGGCGAGATTATACGGCTTTCCCGGGAGTTGAACTCCACCATGATTGTACAGGGAACGACAGGGAAGGATCGCGTTAAGGAGTTTTTTGTCGGTAGCGTCTCACACCGCATAGCTGAGGCATCTGAGCTTCCGACGCTGTTGGTGCCGTAA
- a CDS encoding sodium:proton antiporter has translation MTRGKLSSLFLLICLIVFPSVALASEAGHGGINLGEVLPLYSAIPFAGMLLSIALMPLFLPKFWHHHFGKVSAFWAVLVAIPMVIAYTGTAVYEFMHVIVADYVPFIILLWALFTVSGGILLKGSLRGTPVVNTVMLIIGTALASWMGTTGAAMLMIRPFLRANNYRKNRSFMVVFFIFLVANVGGALTPLGDPPLFLGFLHGVPFTWTFNILPQMLTVAAIVLGIYFVVDTYMYKKEGITAPVDEGVKEPLGLDGALNFLFLAGIIGAVLMSGLVDWGSINMFGIHRSVADLARDGILIVMGALSLVTTSKKVREDNDFSWAPILEVAYLFAGIFVSMVPCLLILKAGTKGQLAFLIEAVKEPAHYFWASGILSSFLDNAPTYLTFFSTALGSYYPGMPEAQAVPKLIAENAIYLKAISCGSVFMGANTYIGNAPNFMVRSIAEEAGTPMPSFFGYMIKYSIPVLCTTFVVITYIFFI, from the coding sequence ATGACTCGAGGAAAGTTGTCGTCGCTTTTTTTGCTGATATGTCTAATCGTGTTTCCATCGGTTGCGCTGGCCTCTGAGGCCGGGCACGGTGGGATTAATTTAGGAGAGGTGCTGCCTCTTTATAGCGCCATACCATTTGCGGGCATGCTCCTTTCCATCGCCCTTATGCCGCTTTTCCTGCCCAAGTTCTGGCATCATCACTTCGGCAAGGTCTCCGCTTTCTGGGCGGTGCTGGTGGCTATTCCAATGGTTATCGCCTATACGGGTACGGCCGTGTATGAATTTATGCATGTGATAGTGGCGGATTATGTGCCCTTTATCATCCTGCTCTGGGCGCTGTTTACCGTCTCAGGTGGTATCCTCCTCAAAGGTTCGCTAAGGGGCACGCCGGTAGTAAATACGGTCATGCTCATCATAGGCACGGCGCTGGCCTCGTGGATGGGCACTACGGGAGCGGCCATGCTTATGATACGGCCGTTCCTCCGCGCCAATAACTACCGCAAGAACCGGAGCTTTATGGTCGTATTCTTTATCTTCCTGGTGGCCAATGTCGGCGGGGCCTTAACCCCGCTTGGCGACCCGCCGCTCTTCCTCGGATTTCTGCACGGTGTCCCTTTCACCTGGACCTTCAATATATTGCCGCAGATGCTGACCGTAGCCGCTATAGTCCTGGGGATATATTTCGTGGTTGACACCTATATGTACAAAAAGGAAGGGATAACCGCGCCTGTGGATGAGGGCGTCAAGGAGCCCCTGGGGTTGGACGGGGCCTTGAATTTCCTCTTTCTGGCCGGTATCATTGGGGCAGTGCTGATGAGCGGCCTGGTGGACTGGGGTTCCATTAATATGTTCGGCATACACCGGTCTGTGGCTGACCTGGCCCGGGATGGTATCCTGATCGTTATGGGGGCGCTTTCGCTGGTAACTACCTCTAAAAAGGTCAGGGAAGACAACGACTTCTCATGGGCCCCGATCCTGGAAGTAGCGTATCTCTTTGCCGGTATATTTGTCAGCATGGTGCCTTGCCTTCTGATCCTGAAGGCAGGAACCAAGGGACAACTGGCCTTCCTTATCGAGGCGGTGAAGGAACCGGCCCACTATTTCTGGGCCTCGGGCATCCTCTCCAGCTTTCTGGACAATGCCCCGACCTATTTGACATTCTTCAGCACGGCGCTCGGCAGTTACTATCCGGGCATGCCGGAGGCACAGGCGGTGCCGAAGCTTATCGCAGAGAATGCTATTTATCTTAAGGCCATTTCCTGCGGTTCGGTCTTTATGGGGGCCAACACCTATATTGGCAACGCCCCGAACTTTATGGTAAGATCTATTGCTGAGGAGGCCGGTACGCCAATGCCCAGCTTCTTTGGATATATGATTAAGTATTCCATCCCGGTATTGTGTACAACATTTGTGGTTATAACCTATATCTTCTTCATTTAA
- a CDS encoding SoxR reducing system RseC family protein, with amino-acid sequence MSRIREEEGEVIAVEGKQAKVRIKCSPACDSCSSHKTCGLLGEGEMVLTALNSVGASKGERVRVSLKVEGEVKASFILYLVPLVGLVAGALIGYYTQFLGDKDISGAVFSLLFVALTFIGIKYYAHIKYSGDQSYNPIITKVVA; translated from the coding sequence ATGTCTCGTATTCGCGAAGAAGAAGGCGAAGTAATCGCCGTTGAAGGCAAGCAGGCCAAGGTCAGGATCAAGTGCAGTCCGGCCTGTGACAGTTGCTCAAGCCACAAGACGTGCGGGCTGCTTGGTGAAGGCGAGATGGTGCTTACGGCATTAAATAGCGTAGGGGCCTCCAAGGGTGAGAGGGTGCGCGTCTCACTCAAGGTGGAGGGGGAAGTAAAGGCGTCTTTTATCTTATATCTTGTTCCTCTGGTTGGTCTGGTAGCCGGGGCGCTGATAGGTTATTACACGCAGTTTTTGGGCGATAAGGATATTTCAGGGGCCGTTTTTAGTCTTTTATTTGTGGCGCTTACCTTCATCGGCATAAAATATTATGCCCACATCAAATATAGCGGAGATCAGTCCTACAATCCAATAATTACAAAGGTAGTGGCTTAG
- a CDS encoding universal stress protein, giving the protein MSQKILIAMDESEYSTKAVRYVADTVNPKAVEITLFSVLPEAPGTGLEKEPSLIPLFQSRVTELKGLTEEKRKIMESATASARKILEGAGIPDNKIGVKIQVKKVGIARDIMFEAQEGKYSAIVVGRRGVSAIKEFMFGSISNKVVSFARNCTVWVVD; this is encoded by the coding sequence ATGTCTCAGAAGATATTGATAGCGATGGATGAGTCGGAATATTCCACGAAGGCGGTGCGGTATGTGGCTGATACCGTGAATCCAAAGGCCGTGGAGATAACCCTTTTTAGCGTGTTGCCGGAGGCGCCGGGCACCGGCCTGGAAAAAGAGCCGTCGCTGATTCCCCTTTTTCAGAGCCGGGTAACCGAGTTAAAAGGTCTTACGGAAGAGAAGCGCAAGATAATGGAATCCGCTACGGCTTCAGCCAGGAAGATTCTGGAGGGAGCAGGGATACCGGATAACAAGATAGGCGTCAAGATCCAGGTAAAGAAGGTCGGTATAGCCCGGGACATCATGTTTGAGGCCCAGGAAGGAAAGTATAGTGCCATTGTCGTCGGGCGAAGAGGTGTTTCTGCCATAAAGGAGTTTATGTTCGGCAGCATTTCGAACAAGGTGGTAAGCTTCGCACGAAACTGCACGGTCTGGGTTGTGGATTAA
- a CDS encoding RnfABCDGE type electron transport complex subunit B, giving the protein MGPTITAIVAMGALGLGLSVVLGVAAKVFYIYVDPRIGAVTDVLPGANCGGCGYAGCSDCAAAIVEGRAPVNACKAGGAGTAAAVAQVLGVSAAVGEREVARIFCKGDSAKAERKFKYMGINDCRAAMLISGGDKSCSYGCLGLGTCVANCPFGALSMGEDGLPKVDDEKCTACGTCVKVCPRHIPKVVPVSQKAASLCSSHDVGKLVKEICDAGCLGCGLCKKACPEKAIEIVKFLSVVDAKKCTGCGACFEKCPTGIIQSLVFTVV; this is encoded by the coding sequence ATGGGACCGACAATTACGGCAATCGTAGCTATGGGGGCACTGGGATTGGGGCTGAGTGTAGTGCTGGGGGTGGCCGCCAAGGTCTTTTACATCTACGTTGACCCCCGGATAGGGGCGGTTACGGATGTCCTGCCCGGCGCTAATTGCGGCGGCTGTGGTTATGCGGGATGTAGCGACTGCGCAGCGGCTATTGTGGAAGGCAGAGCCCCGGTCAATGCCTGTAAGGCCGGCGGCGCCGGTACGGCCGCGGCCGTGGCTCAGGTGTTAGGTGTTTCAGCGGCGGTCGGAGAGCGCGAGGTCGCCAGGATCTTCTGTAAAGGTGACAGTGCCAAGGCCGAACGAAAGTTTAAATACATGGGGATTAATGACTGCCGGGCGGCCATGCTGATCTCCGGCGGTGATAAATCTTGTAGTTACGGGTGCCTGGGGCTGGGCACATGCGTGGCCAATTGCCCGTTTGGGGCGCTCAGCATGGGGGAAGACGGCCTGCCCAAAGTAGATGATGAAAAATGTACGGCCTGCGGGACGTGTGTCAAGGTGTGTCCGCGGCATATCCCTAAGGTGGTTCCGGTATCGCAGAAAGCGGCTAGTCTGTGCTCTTCGCATGATGTCGGCAAGCTGGTCAAGGAGATCTGCGATGCCGGCTGTCTGGGCTGCGGCCTGTGCAAGAAGGCGTGTCCGGAAAAGGCGATTGAGATCGTGAAATTCCTTTCCGTAGTGGATGCCAAAAAGTGCACCGGATGCGGGGCATGCTTTGAGAAGTGCCCGACCGGTATTATTCAAAGCTTAGTTTTCACCGTAGTATGA
- a CDS encoding RnfABCDGE type electron transport complex subunit A, whose protein sequence is MEQSWFMFILSAIIINNILLIRFLGNCPFLGVTTAMDSAIGMSAACIFVNVLSGVLCWIFQKAVLDTLGLEYLQTLAFILIIAGLVQFVEMVLQKMSPGLYRALGIYLPLITTNCMIFGVAVLNIQEDYDFMHTVVYSIATAVGFSVAMVIMAGIRERMRIAHIPKLLDGVPLGLITAGMIGLSFFGLAGVG, encoded by the coding sequence ATGGAACAAAGCTGGTTCATGTTTATACTTTCAGCTATCATTATAAATAACATCCTCTTGATAAGGTTCCTGGGTAACTGTCCGTTCCTGGGGGTTACCACGGCCATGGACAGCGCCATCGGCATGTCGGCCGCCTGTATATTCGTCAACGTCCTGTCCGGGGTTCTCTGCTGGATATTTCAGAAGGCGGTACTGGATACCCTGGGCCTGGAATATCTCCAGACCCTGGCCTTTATCCTGATCATCGCCGGGTTGGTCCAGTTTGTAGAGATGGTCCTTCAGAAGATGTCGCCTGGGCTATATCGTGCCCTGGGTATCTACCTGCCGCTCATTACTACCAACTGCATGATTTTTGGTGTGGCCGTGCTGAATATCCAGGAAGACTATGATTTTATGCATACAGTGGTGTATTCCATTGCTACGGCGGTGGGTTTCAGCGTGGCCATGGTGATCATGGCCGGCATCAGGGAACGGATGCGGATCGCACATATACCGAAGCTGTTGGACGGGGTGCCGCTTGGCCTGATTACGGCCGGGATGATAGGCCTTTCCTTTTTCGGACTGGCCGGCGTAGGTTGA
- a CDS encoding RnfABCDGE type electron transport complex subunit G — protein sequence MQLREIIKMIVVLTLMAAVCGGGLSLVKMATAEQITYQKIKNIKEPALKKVLTGYDNDPVTDRKDIVTGKDKKGKDIITTFFFAKSGGKVISVAFETSAGGFHGDVGVMVAVNPATDKLDGCAITTQTETPGVGTRVADDPSFCAQFKDKSVSENFGLTSAGGVVQGLSGATVSSTGVSNAMKAGIEVYKKYKSQLGV from the coding sequence GTGCAACTTCGTGAAATTATCAAGATGATCGTAGTTTTGACGCTTATGGCCGCTGTCTGCGGCGGCGGGTTGTCTTTGGTAAAGATGGCCACGGCCGAGCAAATTACCTACCAAAAGATTAAGAACATCAAGGAACCGGCGCTGAAGAAGGTGCTGACCGGTTATGATAATGATCCGGTCACAGACCGGAAGGACATCGTGACCGGCAAAGACAAAAAAGGGAAAGACATTATAACCACGTTTTTCTTTGCCAAGAGCGGAGGAAAAGTTATCTCTGTGGCGTTCGAGACTTCTGCCGGTGGATTTCACGGAGATGTCGGTGTTATGGTGGCGGTAAACCCTGCTACCGACAAACTGGACGGCTGTGCCATTACCACTCAGACCGAGACGCCGGGTGTCGGTACCAGGGTGGCGGATGACCCGTCCTTCTGTGCTCAGTTCAAAGACAAGTCTGTATCGGAAAATTTCGGACTTACTTCGGCCGGCGGTGTGGTACAGGGCCTGAGCGGGGCCACGGTGTCATCGACCGGTGTTAGTAATGCGATGAAGGCCGGTATAGAAGTGTATAAAAAATACAAGTCCCAGTTGGGTGTATAA
- a CDS encoding RnfABCDGE type electron transport complex subunit D: protein MKAPELVVSATPHIHSGNSVQKMMLNIIIALLPAVAIGIYFYGMGALVVAAVSVVSAAAWEAILQKILGRQLALSNLTAMASGLVFAAILPPTLPWWMITIATLIMILLGKEIYGGLGNNPFNGVLVAYVALKISYPEAMITWTPPAGDIMTELPPLQVLRDEGVGVIWEYFTLKDLLIGKVAGTVGEGCKIALLIGGLFLLLRRNFSWHIPAGFLTGIVILSGILWMANAEKYASPLFHLLTGGSLLAAFFLATDSTTSPVTPGGKLLFGLLGGMLAVVIRAWAQWEDGAYFAVFMAGTLTPLLDKIRPRVYGRVKASATS from the coding sequence ATGAAAGCCCCGGAACTTGTTGTATCCGCAACGCCGCATATCCATAGCGGCAATTCCGTTCAAAAGATGATGCTTAATATAATTATCGCCCTGCTCCCGGCTGTAGCTATCGGTATTTATTTCTATGGCATGGGTGCCTTAGTGGTAGCGGCCGTTTCCGTAGTTTCGGCAGCGGCCTGGGAGGCTATCCTGCAGAAGATATTAGGGCGGCAACTTGCCCTTAGTAATCTTACTGCAATGGCAAGCGGTCTGGTTTTCGCTGCAATCCTCCCGCCCACACTCCCCTGGTGGATGATAACCATTGCCACGCTCATCATGATACTCCTTGGCAAGGAGATTTACGGGGGGTTGGGAAACAACCCATTCAACGGGGTATTGGTAGCCTATGTGGCTTTAAAAATCTCTTACCCGGAGGCCATGATTACCTGGACGCCGCCGGCCGGTGATATCATGACCGAGCTGCCCCCCCTCCAGGTCTTAAGGGATGAAGGGGTCGGGGTTATCTGGGAATACTTTACTTTGAAAGACCTCCTCATTGGCAAGGTAGCCGGTACTGTAGGTGAAGGGTGCAAGATTGCGTTACTGATAGGCGGCCTGTTCCTTCTTTTAAGGCGGAATTTTTCCTGGCATATCCCGGCCGGTTTCCTGACGGGTATCGTCATCTTATCGGGTATTTTGTGGATGGCCAATGCCGAAAAGTACGCCAGCCCGCTTTTCCATCTACTGACCGGTGGCAGCCTTTTAGCGGCCTTTTTTCTGGCTACCGATTCCACTACCTCGCCGGTTACGCCGGGCGGTAAACTTCTGTTCGGACTGCTAGGCGGTATGCTTGCGGTGGTCATCAGGGCCTGGGCCCAGTGGGAGGATGGGGCCTATTTCGCTGTTTTCATGGCCGGTACGTTGACTCCGCTCTTAGATAAGATCAGACCAAGGGTTTACGGGAGGGTAAAAGCCAGTGCAACTTCGTGA
- a CDS encoding RnfABCDGE type electron transport complex subunit C: MSPGSFSGGICLSASDAGANKPFERIIPSGVVTIPLRQDLGGICNAKVKKGDEVKVGQVIGESAGPEGASIHATVSGKVADVIKAYPHFSGGFVPAVLIESDGKDEWVGLEGSADPMAAIQQAGIVDFDIKPVPLAAKLNEAKSRRANALIVNAMDIEPVLSSRSRLLSERVQEVACGIDTIKNIIGAASVYVAVDKGASQAMSAVGSACGGAATVVGLNPKYPQAVDLLLVKSILGKEVPCTEAYCVADIGALVLSVETVAAVGRAMADKKPVVDRFITITGANGTGAKNVQVRIGTPIKEVLGHCGISVEGMGKVIAGGPMMGTAIANTDMPVTKELLGIFVQNEKDITKSEAAVCIKCGFCVDVCPMQLMPFLISGLSESANYTMAQGYEIFTCIECGCCAYVCPVRIPMVQWIKFGKAQILAQRSSE, encoded by the coding sequence ATGAGCCCAGGTAGCTTTTCTGGCGGTATTTGCTTGTCTGCTTCAGACGCAGGCGCAAACAAACCCTTCGAACGTATCATCCCCTCCGGTGTTGTAACTATCCCTCTCAGGCAGGATCTCGGCGGAATTTGCAATGCCAAGGTCAAAAAGGGTGATGAGGTCAAGGTCGGACAGGTAATCGGTGAAAGCGCAGGTCCGGAAGGCGCCTCTATCCATGCCACGGTTTCCGGTAAAGTAGCCGATGTAATAAAGGCCTATCCCCATTTTTCAGGGGGATTCGTCCCGGCTGTGCTCATAGAATCCGATGGCAAGGATGAGTGGGTGGGACTGGAGGGCAGCGCGGACCCAATGGCCGCCATACAACAGGCGGGAATTGTTGATTTTGATATAAAGCCGGTACCGCTTGCGGCCAAGCTCAATGAGGCAAAGTCTCGCCGGGCTAACGCCCTTATTGTGAATGCCATGGACATAGAGCCGGTACTCTCGAGCCGGTCACGTCTGTTGTCTGAAAGGGTTCAGGAGGTGGCCTGCGGGATAGACACTATAAAAAACATAATCGGCGCAGCATCGGTGTATGTCGCCGTCGATAAAGGCGCGTCTCAGGCCATGTCCGCTGTCGGTTCCGCCTGCGGTGGTGCGGCTACCGTAGTGGGGTTGAACCCTAAGTATCCCCAGGCTGTTGACCTCTTACTGGTAAAGTCGATACTGGGTAAAGAGGTGCCCTGTACAGAGGCCTATTGTGTGGCCGATATAGGGGCCCTGGTCCTGAGCGTCGAGACGGTGGCGGCGGTGGGCCGGGCTATGGCGGATAAAAAGCCGGTGGTGGACAGGTTCATAACCATTACCGGCGCCAACGGGACCGGCGCCAAAAATGTCCAGGTAAGGATAGGCACGCCGATTAAGGAAGTTCTGGGGCACTGTGGAATTTCCGTGGAAGGGATGGGCAAGGTTATAGCCGGCGGCCCCATGATGGGCACGGCTATCGCCAATACCGACATGCCGGTGACCAAAGAGTTGCTCGGTATTTTCGTACAAAATGAAAAAGACATCACAAAATCTGAAGCGGCCGTCTGTATAAAATGTGGTTTTTGTGTGGACGTTTGTCCAATGCAGCTCATGCCCTTCCTTATCTCGGGCTTGTCTGAATCGGCCAACTACACTATGGCTCAGGGATATGAGATTTTTACCTGTATAGAGTGTGGTTGCTGCGCCTATGTGTGTCCGGTAAGGATACCCATGGTGCAATGGATAAAATTCGGCAAGGCACAAATTCTAGCGCAAAGGAGTAGCGAATGA
- a CDS encoding cytochrome c3 family protein, which translates to MKNRGILLMIVMAVFIIATCAYAQEEVLKLEHKAFEKRQRPGVTFLHAQHFATIECTACHHFYVNGQNVWDESRETNCAACHGLEAEGKKMGLMKAFHENCVGCHRETKPAAGKSLPVMCGECHKK; encoded by the coding sequence ATGAAAAACAGGGGCATTCTGCTGATGATAGTCATGGCTGTTTTTATAATAGCTACTTGTGCTTACGCCCAGGAGGAAGTGCTGAAACTGGAGCATAAGGCCTTTGAAAAACGACAGAGGCCGGGCGTAACATTCCTGCATGCCCAACACTTTGCTACCATTGAGTGTACGGCGTGCCATCATTTTTATGTAAATGGACAGAACGTCTGGGATGAGTCGCGGGAGACGAATTGTGCGGCCTGCCATGGCTTGGAGGCCGAAGGTAAGAAAATGGGCCTTATGAAGGCGTTTCACGAGAACTGCGTAGGTTGCCACCGGGAGACCAAACCGGCAGCAGGCAAGTCACTCCCTGTGATGTGTGGCGAATGTCACAAAAAATAA